From the genome of Drosophila melanogaster chromosome 2L, one region includes:
- the CG8837 gene encoding uncharacterized protein, isoform A translates to MCLPKRVGGPAIQSVATALGNILCFNFGLMFGITPAHMTLYESEERTPLNQATDPAGTAWLTGYLFLSAALGALVSGFLALKIGPKSVLLCSGLLQISGWACIHFGYDIVHIYASRLFAGVASGAAFVVLPIFINEIAESREKAARLTFTIELWRTLGILIGFVLGFYVPYAFVNIVGCAVSFVFTMTFPFVQESPHYYLRKNNMASLEKSLRWYRGIRDIDDREKPEYLSELNEFHAELRSRDKNVGSTPMSHGYIIRLTFVSFLLTVCAKLSGVFVELNYAADFLGRTGYSTETNYVVLASAQCAGALLARLVGPRLPRKLLLCLSSLFAAAAVIALALFKAYGHLWLLGNWADRYLPIILLAIQLALVSFGLYPLAAVVSSEVLPTKLHDLLYSLASAVSWLLLFGMIEAFNAVKATIAPGLLLYLWVFAGASIFVGLISLPLLPETRNRRPSAVQRELGYVDDGGVAKGSAVTNGHIATHI, encoded by the exons ATGTGCCTGCCCAAAAGAGTGGGTGGTCCGGCCATCCAGAGTGTTGCCACGGCTTTAG GCAACATTCTCTGCTTTAACTTTGGCCTCATGTTTGGGATTACTCCGGCGCACATGACGCTTTACGAGTCGGAGGAGAGGACCCCGTTGAACCAGGCCACCGATCCGGCGGGAACTGCATGGCTGACGGGATACCTCTTCCTCAGTGCCGCCTTGGGAGCCCTGGTCTCCGGATTCCTGGCCCTGAAAATCGGGCCCAAGTCAGTGCTCCTCTGCTCTGGCCTGCTCCAAATT TCGGGTTGGGCCTGCATCCATTTTGGCTACGACATCGTGCACATCTACGCCTCCCGTTTGTTTGCGGGCGTGGCATCCGGTGCCGCTTTTGTAGTGCTTCCGATTTTCATCAACGAAATTGCCGAGTCGCGCGAAAAGGCAGCCCGCCTAACATTCACCATTGAGCTGTGGCGCACGCTGGGCATCTTGATTGGATTTGTCCTGGGCTTCTATGTGCCCTACGCCTTCGTGAACATCGTCGGCTGTGCGGTGTCCTTTGTGTTCACCATGACGTTCCCCTTCGTCCAAGAGAGCCCCCACTACTATCTGCGCAAGAACAACATGGCCAGCTTGGAGAAGTCGCTGCGCTGGTATCGCGGCATCCGCGACATCGATGATCGCGAGAAGCCGGAGTATCTCAGCGAGCTGAACGAGTTCCACGCGGAACTGAGGAGCAGGGACAAGAACGTGGGCTCCACGCCAATGTCGCATGGCTATATCATACGGCTGACTTTCGTCAGCTTCCTACTGACCGTGTGCGCCAAACTGAGCGGCGTGTTCGTGGAGCTCAACTACGCTGCCGACTTTCTCGGCCGCACCGGCTATTCCACGGAAACCAATTACGTGGTTTTGGCCAGCGCCCAGTGCGCCGGAGCGCTCCTCGCGCGGCTCGTTGGTCCGCGTTTGCCGCGAAAG CTCCTGCTGTGCCTCTCCTCGCTCTTTGCTGCGGCGGCAGTCATTGCATTGGCTCTATTCAAGGCTTACGGACATCTTTGGCTGCTGGGCAACTGGGCAGATCGGTATCTGCCCATTATTCTGCTGGCCATTCAGCTGGCTCTTGTCAGCTTTGGCCTTTATCCCCTGGCCGCAGTCGTTAGCAGCGAAGTTCTGCCCACGAAG CTCCACGACTTGCTCTACTCATTGGCATCCGCCGTTTCGTGGCTTCTGCTCTTCGGCATGATAGAG GCATTCAATGCGGTTAAGGCCACAATTGCCCCCGGGCTGCTTCTCTATCTGTGGGTCTTTGCCGGAGCCTCAATATTCGTGGGTCTTATCTCGCTGCCACTTCTGCCGGAAACCCGCAATCGTCGTCCTTCGGCGGTGCAGCGGGAACTGGGCTATGTGGACGATGGCGGAGTGGCCAAGGGATCGGCGGTTACGAACGGACACATCGCCACGCACATCTAA
- the CG9664 gene encoding uncharacterized protein, isoform C has protein sequence MADNAVQAQPNGLGPQKQKALELHFSQVSYSLKGATKGSTPIINEACGVFKSGRLTAILGPSGAGKSTLLNALAGFKLQGVTGQFLLNGRPRDIMSFRKMSAYIAQNFVMLNLLTVEETLRVSTDLKMPSSTAAQEKQKIIDDIIDILQLQSCRRTLVKNLSGGEHKRLSIGIELVTNPPIMFFDEPTSGLDCVGSYQVICHLQRLAHDGRIVVCVVHQPGSRLFQLFDDVLVLAHGEVLYAGEQREMLPTFAQSGHICPQYYNPADFGIPGSVQSVLHHRTL, from the exons ATGGCCGATAACGCGGTGCAAGCTCAGCCAAATGGTCTGGGCccgcaaaagcaaaaggcgCTGGAGCTGCACTTTAGCCAAGTTAGCTACAGCTTAAAGGGGGCCACCAAAGGATCCACTCCCATTATCAACGAGGCATGCGGGGTCTTCAAATCGGGACGACTTACGGCCATTTTGGGACCCTCAGGAGCTGGAAAGTCCACCTTGCTTAATGCTTTGGCGGGTTTTAA ACTCCAGGGAGTTACGGGCCAGTTTCTGTTGAATGGACGCCCCAGGGATATAATGAGCTTTCGGAAAATGTCCGCCTATATTGCTCAGAACTTTgtgatgctaaatctgctcaCGGTTGAGGAAACTCTGCGAGTTTCTACAGACCTGAAGATGCCCAGTTCCACAGCTGCTCAAGAGAAACAGAAAATT ATAGACGATATTATCGACATACTGCAGCTACAATCCTGCCGCAGGACCCTGGTGAAGAATTTATCCGGAGGCGAGCACAAGCGCTTGTCCATTGGCATTGAGTTGGTAACGAATCCGCCCATTATGTTCTTCGATGAGCCCACCAGCGGATTGGATTGTGTGGGCAGCTACCAGGTGATTTGCCATCTGCAGCGACTGGCGCACGATGGCAGGATAGTTGTTTGTGTGGTTCATCAGCCGGGATCGCGACTCTTCCAACTCTTCGATGATGTCCTGGTTTTGGCTCACGGAGAGGTCCTTTACGCTGGGGAACAGCGGGAAATGCTGCCCACTTTCGCACAATCCGGCCACATCTGTCCACAGTACTACAATCCCGCGGATTTCGGTAT
- the CG3277 gene encoding uncharacterized protein yields MHHSTKVPSRIVLILLLVLVRNAVGQAPRENATNPTLISLVRSSEKEPEQMESHRYVTGLSEPIAMEPLTRMRLNPNPDGEITELTTNVTLYMEKIPRLQVRWQDNLPQGTSYNVLVSAVNNSRCPDAPCSEYGIKEKNASAETHSVNLPVNPNLNVESVDCNYMFGCQYQVIVETSNAMVRRSARVYIPQCLEGKCSCQLAPTPPKVLAVAKMLSNETISINLSILASELLRKEQDSHLHETLRTYKMQLKINEETNPSLPWGGVLKHLMTRVYKLSELNFRATPKGFEGVMKLGLGTQLKEKASLSLQAVIIDPTGCEGPRSVTKVPVPANPVLLTEGDSVSNSIIVMSAMLIAIILAGLIMLLLRRRRARTTAKLRKQEQIYIQTFATSAIEMEDNVNYVDKYVEKSQVLGLADIFEVPHSAIQIGRMLGEGAFGQVHEATAINLRRMRGTTIVAVKQLKPNPKADEVAEYLAEIEMLKGVGTHHNVVSFLGCCTIKPPYLMIMEYVNKGNLLSYLRTVRKEASKLRNRNANYTSCRPIMTRTNSTSSPKSQSVNYIELKASSQTIEMPQEDSTAHMNGIRQPHPSFAETTYTIVEDEDAFEYILDNKELHNFALQIANGMRFLEEQEITHRDLAARNVLIDSNKTLKISDFGLSRHGIYTNTRTRKLPLRWLSIEAIRENVYSSKSDIWAYGVVLWEIGTLGASPYPTISNDELIPFLMAGNRLERPEICTPQVYTIMLQCWLEEPEERPTFDALYKVLSPKTTYVDINSLSDDYVFPPISENRE; encoded by the exons ATGCATCATTCGACCAAAGTACCGAGTAGGATTGTGCTGATTCTCCTGCTGGTGCTAGTACGCAATGCCGTTGGTCAGGCTCCCAGGGAAAACGCCACCAATCCCACTCTGATATCCCTGGTCCGGAGCTCGGAAAAGGAACCGGAGCAGATGGAGTCGCATCGGTATGTTACCGGCTTGTCGGAACCTATAGCAATGGAACCCTTAACAAGGATGCGTCTAAAC cCCAATCCTGATGGCGAAATCACAGAGCTGACCACAAATGTCACGCTCTACATGGAGAAAATACCACGCCTACAGGTGCGATGGCAGGATAATTTGCCACAAG GCACTTCGTACAATGTTCTTGTAAGCGCGGTGAACAACAGTCGTTGTCCGGATGCGCCGTGCAGCGAGTACGGAATCAAAGAAAAGAATGCATCTGCGGAGACCCACTCCGTCAACCTGCCCGTTAATCCCAATCTGAACGTGGAGTCCGTGGACTGCAACTACATGTTCGGCTGCCAGTACCAGGTCATTGTGGAGACATCCAACGCGATGGTCAGAAGATCTGCTCGCGTCTACATTCCAC AGTGCTTAGAGGGCAAGTGCTCTTGCCAACTGGCGCCCACTCCGCCAAAGGTCCTGGCCGTGGCCAAAATGCTTAGCAACGAGACCATCAGCATCAATCTCTCGATTCTGGCCAGCGAGCTGTTGCGCAAGGAACAGGACTCCCATCTGCACGAGACATTGAGGACATATAAAATGCAGCTGAA AATCAATGAGGAGACAAACCCATCGCTTCCCTGGGGCGGGGTACTGAAGCATCTGATGACCCGCGTCTACAAACTCAGCGAACTTAACTTCAGGGCAACTCCCAAAGGATTCGAGGGCGTAATGAAGTTGGGACTGGGCACGCAACTCAAGGAGAAGGCTTCCCTCAGCCTGCAGGCTGTGATTATCGATCCTACGGGCTGCGAGGGACCACGCAGTGTAACCAAGGTGCCAG TGCCTGCAAATCCTGTGCTGCTAACAGAAGGCGATAGTGTG AGCAACTCCATAATTGTGATGAGCGCCATGCTGATTGCCATTATCCTAGCTGGCCTGATTATGCTGCTTCTTCGTCGCCGAAGAGCCAGGACAACGGCCAAGCTGCGCAAGCAGGAGCAGATCTACATCCAGACCTTCGCCACCTCCGCCATAGA AATGGAGGACAATGTCAACTACGTCGACAAGTATGTAGAG AAGTCACAGGTCCTGGGACTGGCAGACATTTTCGAAGTTCCCCACTCGGCCATCCAAATTGGCCGGATGTTGGGCGAGGGAGCCTTTGGCCAGGTGCACGAGGCCACTGCCATCAACTTGCGCCGGATGAGGGGCACCACCATCGTAGCAGTGAAGCAACTGAAAC ccaatCCCAAGGCGGATGAAGTGGCTGAGTACCTGGCAGAGATCGAGATGCTCAAGGGCGTGGGCACTCACCACAATGTGGTCTCTTTTCTGGGCTGCTGCACCATTAAGCCGCCATATCTGATGATAATGGAATACGTAAACAAGGGAAACCTG CTAAGCTATTTGCGAACTGTGCGTAAGGAGGCCAGCAAACTGAGGAACAGAAACGCCAACTACACTTCCTGCAGGCCGATTATGACCAGGACCAACAGCACGTCCTCGCCCAAGTCACAAAGCGTGAACTACATCGAATTGAAGGCGTCCAGCCAGACCATTGAAATGCCACAGGAGGACTCCACTGCTCACATGAATGGCATTCGGCAGCCTCATCCCTCCTTTGCCGAAA CCACTTACACCATTGTCGAGGACGAAGATGCATTCGAGTACATATTGGATAACAAGGAATTGCACAATTTCGCCCTGCAAATTGCCAATGGGATGCGTTTCCTGGAAGAGCAGGAAATAACGCACCG CGACTTGGCTGCACGCAACGTGCTTATTGACAGCAATAAGACCCTTAAAATTTCAGATTTCGGCCTTTCCAGGCACGGAATTTACACGAACACAAGGACCCGAAAG CTCCCTCTTCGATGGCTGTCCATTGAGGCGATTCGCGAAAATGTCTATTCCAGCAAGAGCGACATCTGGGCCTATGGCGTAGTGCTCTGGGAGATCGGCACCCTTGGCGCCTCGCCATATCCGACGATCAGCAACGACGAGCTAATACCATTCCTGATGGCTGGCAATCGCCTCGAGCGTCCAGAGATCTGCACTCCGCAGGTGTACACCATCATGCTGCAGTGCTGGCTTGAGGAGCCCGAGGAGCGACCCACCTTCGACGCCCTGTACAAGGTGCTCAGTCCAAAGACTACCTACGTGGACATCAACAGTCTGAGTGATGATTACGTCTTTCCGCCGATCAGTGAAAATAGGGAATAA
- the CG9663 gene encoding uncharacterized protein, with the protein MSSWSLASAVSPNVTGGDVIRLNHLKSSSETHLPSRGSGTGSGALPRPTTPVPSKKLSSKRPPHLTLNIKAKSHDAPLAETENTVLSTSESVYGTPLGATPVSSPANQSQRSQASQHSDESRNTSSTATSGGSIFPHEQYKTIKKINIGFENIRYTTKFGVFQRETKDVLMGLTGYFKSGELSAVIGPSGAGKSTLLNILSGYTTYGFTGDFRVNGNRRDLKAFKSNVAFIRQDTSLQAFLSVKEAMHFAANLKIGTHMTHSEKRERVKCILEAIGMYENRHTRTGQLSGGQKKRLAIALELVNNPPVLILDEPTTGLDSFTSNQLINLLKKLAIEGRTVICTIHQPSALTFAMFDHLYAIGEGKCIYAGGAQNLLPFLGALNLHCPESYNPADYLMEIATHDYDTAEDNQLEKLVALMDNGRNEDYRQSKTARVAQLAAMKKVDQLMAAGLITPVTAPVMSTSVPAHFMQGNTFKPLTPINELSSRVWDSQTAGIGNAGSCCKPKKKNKSRPAIELDPSHLCKRQNIYATPFYRQLSILLVRTFLLIWRDSSLTTMRFAIHLITGILIGTLYFGIGNDAAQTLNIFRYLFYTIMFIMYCAFSGILVKFPLEFPIVSREHFNRWYSLRAYYVAITLADLPIQIICSALFIVPTYLMTQQPLELWRFGMFFLIVFVTALVSQSIGLAVGAALSLKLGSILGPFFICPFLQFSGFFLMEKDAPVFLRWMFDISFLKYSLEGATMAIFGYDREPLACNELYCHLRHPQFILKSLDMANGNYTLALIFLFGVLVFLRILAFYIMSFRLRLFR; encoded by the exons ATGTCCAGTTGGAGTTTGGCCAGTGCCGTGTCGCCAAATGTCACCGGTGGCGATGTCATCCGGTTGAACCACCTAAAGTCCAGCTCGGAAACGCATCTGCCATCGCGGGGATCTGGAACGGGGTCTGGAGCACTACCACGTCCCACGACACCCGTGCCCTCCAAGAAACTGTCGTCCAAACGACCTCCACACTTGACCCTCAACATAAAGGCCAAGTCCCACGATGCTCCGCTGGCCGAGACGGAAAACACGGTTCTCTCGACCAGTGAATCTGTCTATGGAACTCCGCTGGGCGCCACACCCGTTTCGTCACCTGCCAACCAAAGTCAGCGCAGTCAGGCGAGCCAGCATAGTGACGAAAGccgcaacaccagcagcaccgCCACCAGCGGAGGATCCATATTCCCCCACGAACAGTACAAAACCATCAAGAAGATCAACATTGGCTTCGAGAATATACGCTACACTACCAAATTCGGAGTCTTCCAGAGGG AAACCAAGGATGTGCTAATGGGTTTAACGGGCTACTTCAAGTCGGGAGAACTTAGTGCCGTTATTGGACCCTCTGGAGCTGGAAAGAGTACTCTGCTCAACATTCTGTCAGGATACAC aACATATGGCTTTACGGGGGATTTCCGGGTCAATGGCAACAGGCGGGATTTAAAGGCCTTCAAGTCGAACGTGGCGTTCATCCGCCAGGATACGAGTCTTCAGGCCTTTCTCTCCGTCAAGGAGGCGATGCATTTTGCAGCCAATTTGAAAATCGGCACTCACATGACACATAGCGAGAAAAGAGAGCGGGTAAAGTGCATTCTGGAGGCCATCGGTATGTACGAAAACCGGCATACCAGGACGGGGCAGCTAAGTGGAGGTCAGAAGAAGCGTCTTGCTATTGCACTGGAACTGGTGAACAACCCACCGGTGCTGATCCTGGACGAACCTACAAC TGGCTTGGATAGTTTCACCTCCAATCAGCTGATAAATTTGCTAAAGAAGCTCGCCATCGAGGGACGCACAGTCATCTGCACAATCCACCAGCCAAGTGCCTTGACCTTCGCCATGTTCGATCATCTGTATGCCATTGGCGAGGGCAAGTGCATCTACGCAGGAGGAGCCCAAAACCTATTGCCCTTCCTGGGCGCCCTCAATTTGCACTGCCCGGAGTCCTACAATCCAGCGGATTACT TAATGGAAATAGCAACTCATGACTATGACACGGCGGAAGACAATCAGCTGGAGAAGCTGGTGGCCCTGATGGACAATGGTCGCAATGAGGATTACAGACAGAGCAAGACTGCGCGAGTGGCCCAACTGGCGGCCATGAAGAAAGTTG ACCAACTTATGGCAGCGGGACTGATCACACCGGTGACAGCACCTGTGATGTCCACATCCGTGCCAGCGCATTTCATGCAGGGCAACACCTTCAAGCCACTCACCCCCATCAATGAACTGTCCTCCCGAGTGTGGGACAGCCAAACGGCGGGAATCGGAAACGCTGGCAGCTGTTGTAAGCcgaagaagaaaaataaatccaGGCCAGCTATAGAGTTGGATCCATCGCATCTGTGCAAAAGACAGAACATCTACGCCACTCCGTTCTACCGACAGTTGAGCATTCTGCTTGTGAGGACATTCCTGCTAATTTGGCGGGACAGTTCGTTGACTACGATGCGCTTCGCTATTCACCTAATCACAGGCATCCTAATAGGAACGCTGTACTTTGGGATCGGCAACGATGCCGCCCAGACGTTAAATATCTTCCGATACCTCTTCTACACAATCATGTTCATCATGTACTGTGCGTTCTCGGGCATACTGGTGAAGT TTCCGCTGGAGTTCCCCATTGTGTCGCGGGAGCACTTCAATCGCTGGTATTCCCTGCGGGCGTATTACGTAGCCATCACCCTAGCCGACCTGCCCATCCAGATCATTTGCAGTGCCCTGTTCATAGTGCCCACATATCTGATGACCCAACAGCCGCTGGAGCTCTGGCGATTCGGAATGTTCTTCCTGATTGTGTTCGTTACGGCTCTGGTCTCGCAGAGCATTGGCTTGGCGGTGGGAGCAGCACTGAGCCTCAAGCTGGGCTCCATTCTGGGACCCTTCTTCATCTGCCCGTTCCTCCAGTTTAGCGGGTTCTTTCTGATGGAGAAGGACGCTCCGGTGTTTTTGCGCTGGATGTTTGACATATCGTTCCTCAAGTACAGTCTGGAAGGGGCCACGATGGCCATTTTTGGATACGATCGCGAGCCCCTGGCTTGCAATGAGCTCTACTGCCACCTGAGGCACCCCCAGTTCATACTCAAAAGTCTGGACATGGCCAACGGAAACTATACACTTGCCCTCATCTTTCTGTTCGGCGTTTTGGTCTTCCTGCGCATCCTGGCGTTCTACATCATGTCCTTCCGCCTCAGATTGTTCAGATGA
- the Fign gene encoding fidgetin, isoform A, with protein MSDEQSSWRSKLLLICQQTRSSSESIHFAALKDHHARLQACESMEKAMKERCQKKITMSRRTKRGITHAGYLFEMPHNSVFEPECRGFYESCQQTEMASSDLQAPALEVSSTYPVQQAVKSRPEGQFPESRNNSTKKIDAQQYSSESSSQSGFGFRTAREQLIMDELKKKNRQATSEVDAVPTGMMNFRKKTLGGKRTVSSNFVSPVAQNDNSTSSRSSSIPPALAHLDSKMVDHILGESMHDFKPVAWEDIAGLESAKSTFLEAIIMPLRRPDLFTGVRCPPRGVLLFGPPGTGKTLIAKSIASQAKAKFFSINPSSLTSKWVGDAEKLVKTLFAVAAAHQPAIIFIDEVDSLLSKRSANENESTLRLKNEFLIHLDGAASNEEIRVLVIGATNRPQELDEAVRRRFVRRLYVPLPTREARQKIIEKLIHQVKHNLDVRQVIELAELTDGYSGADVDTLCRYASMAPLRSLTPDQMEVIETHQLPAVTMDDFKQALRVISKSVSSEDCKQFEAWNEIYGVRH; from the exons ATGAGCGACGAACAGAGTTCGTGGCGTTCCAAGCTGCTCCTCATATGCCAGCAAACCAG ATCCAGCAGCGAGTCCATCCACTTTGCTGCGCTCAAGGATCACCATGCTAGGCTGCAGGCTTGCGAAAGCATGGAGAAGGCGATGAAGGAGCGCTGTCAGAAAAAAATAACTATGAGTCGCAGGACTAAACGAGGGATTACCCATGCAGGCTACTTGTTCGAGATGCCCCACAACTCAGTTTTTGAGCCAGAGTGTAGGGGCTTCTACGAGAGCTGCCAGCAAACAGAGATGGCCTCCAGTGATCTGCAGGCTCCGGCGCTGGAAGTTTCAAGCACGTACCCGGTCCAACAGGCCGTTAAGAGCAGACCGGAGGGGCAGTTCCCGGAGTCGAGGAATAATTCCACAAAGAAGATAGATGCGCAACAGTACTCGTCAGAGAGCTCATCCCAAAGCGGCTTTGGCTTTCGCACTGCCCGGGAGCAACTAATCATGGACGAATTAAAG AAAAAGAATCGACAGGCGACAAGCGAAGTGGATGCAGTCCCAACCGGCATGATGAACTTCAGGAAAAAAACGCTGGGTGGCAAGCGAACTGTGAGCTCGAACTTCGTCTCGCCCGTTGCGCAAAATGATAATTCCACCAGCTC ACGGAGCAGCAGCATACCACCCGCATTGGCCCACTTGGATTCCAAGATGGTGGATCACATTCTCGGCGAAAGCATGCACGATTTCAAGCCTGTCG CTTGGGAAGATATTGCCGGTCTGGAATCTGCAAAATCCACATTCCTAGAAGCCATTATTATGCCACTCCGGCGGCCCGACTTGTTCACAGGAGTGCGGTGTCCACCACGAGGCGTTCTCTTGTTCGGTCCACCTGGCACAGGCAAGACTCTCATTGCCAAGAGTATTGCTTCCCAGGCAAAGGCAAAGTTCTTTAGCATTAATCCGTCCAGCCTGACCTCAAAGTGGGTCGGCGATGCCGAGAAGCTGGTGAAGACATTGTTTGCCGTGGCCGCTGCACATCAACCGGCT ATAATATTCATAGACGAGGTCGATTCCCTGCTGTCCAAACGTTCTGCGAACGAAAACGAGAGCACTCTACGCCTGAAGAACGAGTTTCTCATTCACTTGGACGGTGCCGCTAGTAATGAGGAAATACGAGTGCTGGTAATAGGAGCCACCAACCGACCGCAGGAACTGGATGAGGCTGTGCGCCGTCGATTTGTAAGGCGTCTGTACGTTCCCTTACCCACAAGGGAAGCACGCCAGAAAATCATAGAAAAGTTAATTCATCAGGTGAAGCACAACCTAGATGTTAGGCAAGTAATCGAGCTGGCAGAGCTTACCGATGGCTATTCTGGAGCTGATGTGGATACGCTTTGCCGCTATGCATCCATGGCTCCCCTTCGCTCCTTGACACCTGACCAAATGGAGGTCATAGAAACGCATCAG cTGCCTGCCGTAACTATGGATGATTTCAAGCAGGCTTTGCGTGTTATATCTAAAAGCGTCTCCTCGGAGGACTGCAAACAATTTGAAGCCTGGAATGAAATATACGGCGTCCGGCATTAA
- the CG15406 gene encoding uncharacterized protein: MLISIFKSGIFQWQYRRQLLVSLSATLITFCHGIALGWLSPMLPKLLSPQETPLSFYIDVNEASWLGAVISIGGISGNFSFSYLMNRFGRKVSIYALAVPHTCIWFLFYFAQSIEWLYVARVFAGLTGGGMFVVLPIFIGEIADNSIRGRLCSFFTLTMNTGIMVGFVVSSHIAYHVIPCAVVGLPVLYVLLATRYPEPPQQLIRWKREEEAEKSLRYYRRCDGPNVSKEEERAYQKHFDEMRLAIQQQNNDTDDNGLSMSDFLTKRSLKALATGLVLMVANIFTGTFAFNNYMSNIFDAVHTQLDPNTNTIIIGAVQILGTLASIYLVDRYGRKILLIVSCAGSGIGTSAFGLYAFYAEEQKVDLSAFSAWLPVTLMAFIIFIANVGVISVTMVVLVEILPQKIRAVATSFCLGCLSFFAFASLKTFPLMMFHLGLAATMWFCAAVSVICLFYVVVCLEETKGRSMYD; encoded by the exons ATGCTGATCAGCATATTCAAATCGGGCATCTTCCAGTGGCAGTACCGCCGCCAACTGCTGGTCTCTTTGAGTG CCACTCTGATAACCTTCTGCCATGGCATCGCCCTGGGCTGGTTGTCGCCCATGCTGCCAAAGCTGCTCTCCCCACAGGAGACGCCACTCTCCTTTTACATTGACGTGAACGAGGCCTCCTGGCTGGGAGCAGTCATTAGCATCGGTGGCATAAGCGGAAACTTCTCGTTTTCCTATCTGATGAACCGCTTTGGCCGAAAAGTGTCGATTTACGCCCTCGCAGTGCCGCACACG TGCATTTGGTTCCTGTTCTATTTCGCCCAGAGCATCGAGTGGCTCTATGTGGCCAGGGTGTTTGCCGGCCTAACTGGCGGCGGCATGTTTGTCGTCTTACCCATCTTCATTGGCGAAATCGCCGACAATAG CATTCGAGGTCGCCTGTGCTCCTTTTTTACGCTCACCATGAACACGGGCATAATGGTGGGCTTTGTGGTGTCCTCGCACATCGCCTATCACGTGATACCCTGTGCCGTCGTTGGACTGCCCGTGCTGTACGTGCTCCTGGCCACGCGATACCCGGAGCCACCGCAGCAGTTAATCAGGTGGAAGCGCGAGGAGGAGGCCGAGAAGTCACTAAGGTACTATCGCCGCTGCGACGGACCCAATGTTTCCAAGGAGGAGGAGCGAGCTTATCAGAAACACTTCGACGAAATGCGGCTGGCCATCCAACAGCAAAACAACGACACTGACGACAATGGCCTCTCAATGTCCGATTTCC TCACCAAGCGCTCCTTGAAAGCCCTGGCCACGGGATTAGTTTTGATGGTAGCCAACATCTTCACGGGCACCTTCGCCTTCAACAACTACATGTCCAACATCTTTGATGCCGTGCACACTCAGCTGGATCCGAATACGAACACCATTATTATTGGAGCAGTGCAGATCCTGGGCACGCTGGCCAGCATATACTTGGTGGATCGCTATGGGCGCAAGATCCTGCTGATAGTGTCCTGTGCAGGCAGTGGCATCGGAACTTCCGCCTTTGGACTGTACGCCTTCTATGCGGAGGAGCAGAAGGTGGACCTATCGGCCTTCTCCGCCTGGCTGCCCGTCACCCTAATGGCCTTCATCATCTTCATTGCCAACGTGGGCGTTATCTCGGTGACGATGGTGGTTTTGGTGGAGATCCTGCCGCAGAAGATCCGCGCGGTGGCCACCAGCTTCTGCCTGGGCTGCCTCAGTTTCTTCGCCTTCGCCTCGCTGAAGACTTTTCCACTGATGATGTTTCACCTGGGTCTGGCGGCTACCATGTGGTTCTGTGCCGCCGTCAGCGTCATTTGTCTGTTCTATGTGGTGGTCTGCCTGGAGGAGACCAAGGGTCGCTCCATGTATGACTAA